In Vitis vinifera cultivar Pinot Noir 40024 chromosome 17, ASM3070453v1, one genomic interval encodes:
- the LOC100247526 gene encoding lysM domain-containing GPI-anchored protein 1, translating to MGHSQPTWLPTPEKKKKKEMRDQFHRLLLLLLLHLSLLSLLSFGSITQAKSVIEPCSSSDSCNSLLSYLLPWDSKLSEIASRFQVNISDILATNSMDPTRPSSASQIIPAKSLVKVPILCPCVDGIRRSLSTTYTVKAADTMDLISEGYGGLVSADQIRSVNGGKGAGYGQSLVIPLPCTCFGNTNNGATAVYMSYVVQRGESLGSIGARYHTTVTDLAAVNGLGQPVINPGDILAIPIPACSSANLRWYNESLIVANGSYALTANNCIRCSCTPTHLNLQCFPSGIMVACNRLQCKASHLFIGDVVVTKTPAGCNITTCVYRGHGGRKIFRSLVNSSHVNCSGNESYWETSPMASPSPETMFPSISLSPSPSPFSAPSPFSVFGAGTASDSRSNQTSNSSSGVFLSLSISCFSLLILQLVTLFILK from the exons ATGG GCCACAGCCAACCCACCTGGCTCCCAACtccagagaaaaaaaagaagaaagaaatgagagatcAATTCCaccgtcttcttcttcttcttcttcttcatctttctttACTTTCTTTACTTTCTTTTGGTTCCATAACGCAAGCAAAGTCTGTAATTGAACCGTGCAGTTCTTCAGACTCCTGCAACTCTCTTCTCTCCTATCTTCTTCCTTGGGACTCCAAGCTCTCTGAGATTGCATCACGCTTCCAAGTCAACATCTCTGATATCTTGGCTACCAACTCCATGGACCCAACAAGGCCATCCTCTGCAAGCCAAATCATCCCTGCAAAATCACTCGTGAAAGTCCCCATCCTGTGTCCTTGTGTGGACGGCATTCGCCGTTCTCTGTCCACTACTTACACAGTCAAAGCGGCTGACACGATGGATTTAATATCAGAGGGGTACGGGGGGCTTGTGAGTGCAGATCAGATAAGAAGCGTTAATGGAGGAAAAGGGGCTGGGTATGGGCAGAGCCTTGTGATTCCATTGCCATGCACATGTTTTGGTAACACAAACAACGGTGCGACTGCTGTGTACATGTCATATGTGGTACAGAGAGGGGAGAGCTTGGGCAGCATTGGAGCTCGATATCATACTACTGTCACTGACTTGGCCGCGGTTAACGGCCTCGGCCAACCGGTGATCAACCCCGGAGACATTCTGGCTATCCCAATACCAG CATGTTCATCAGCAAATCTCAGGTGGTACAACGAAAGCCTAATAGTTGCAAATGGCTCCTATGCTCTCACTGCCAATAACTGCATCAGATGTAGCTGCACACCCACTCATCTCAA CCTGCAATGCTTTCCATCTGGGATCATGGTCGCCTGCAATCGTTTACAGTGCAAAGCATCCCATCTCTTCATAGGCGATGTGGTTGTCACCAAAACTCCTGCTGGGTGCAACATCACCACTTGTGTGTACCGTGGCCATGGCGGTCGGAAAATTTTCAGAAG CTTGGTAAATTCTTCTCATGTTAATTGCTCAG GTAATGAGAGTTACTGGGAGACATCGCCCATGGCATCCCCGTCTCCGGAAACCATGTTCCCATCCATATCATTGtctccatctccatctccattTTCGGCTCCATCCCCGTTTTCAGTTTTTGGTGCAGGGACTGCATCCGATTCTAGAAGTAACCAAACCTCTAATTCTTCTAGTGGAGTGTTTCTTAGTCTAAGTATTTCGTGCTTTAGTTTGTTGATTTTACAACTTgtcactttatttattttgaaatga